One segment of Toxotes jaculatrix isolate fToxJac2 chromosome 8, fToxJac2.pri, whole genome shotgun sequence DNA contains the following:
- the nagpa gene encoding N-acetylglucosamine-1-phosphodiester alpha-N-acetylglucosaminidase, which yields MAAVSGKCPCVWLLLWLCVRLSVTQNTRVSMDDDILLPYAHGHGPSHSHRYVRDCQPIVHGNTTHESWPSSNHSGLPLAESSVFVTDVPGSSRYVYGHMTVVHDPLRTVSVLEPGGPGGCGMNQRASVEETAKAAGCLFAQNGGFFDTHSGKCIGNVVSDSRMVQDSGGVQNAQFGIKRDGTLMFGYLSQEDVLDQSNSFVQLVSGVVWLLRNGEVYINQSLKAECDKSQETGLFRTFVDVVSARTAVGHDAEGKLILFQIDGQTGVRGMSLWEVAEFLKKYGVINAINLDGGGSSTYVIDGSLASYPSDHCIPDNRWRCGRRVSTILCVHQRRCQPSDCSGHGDCVDGRCRCQAGWKGPSCDSLVCQPPACGAHGVCTANGCVCDAGWRGRNCSQECLPGFYGDGCNQTCTCRNGGSCDPVHGRCACPPGFHGNACEEVCPLGFFGPSCTQECHCDDQCPCDPQTGSCNATLPRETSDTLHRAGHCLATQIFASWRQEEEAHRGQRYLTERTWLIITLALASLLSASLLVHLTRACRRSVAAPFPERQDYSYVPLTTINGADPRPRADAGEAGEADFGSDDSDSQDEIFSPSHTGRPQL from the exons AGTCTCTATGGACGATGACATTCTGCTGCCGTACGCCCACGGCCACGGTCCGTCCCACTCTCACCGCTATGTTAGAGACTGTCAACCCATCGTTCATGGCAACACCACCCATGAGAGCTGGCCCTCCAGTAACCACAGCGGGCTGCCTTTGGCCGAGTCCTCAGTGTTCGTGACGGATGTGCCAGGAAGCTCCAGATATGTTTACG GCCACATGACGGTGGTCCACGACCCGCTGAGGACGGTGTCGGTGTTGGAGCCAGGAGGGCCAGGTGGCTGTGGGATGAATCAGAGGGCCTCGGTGGAGGAGACGGCCAAAGCTGCTGGGTGTCTGTTTGCCCAGAACGGCGGCTTCTTCGATACGCACTCAGGCAAATGTATCGGCAACGTGGTGAGCGACAGCAGGATGGTGCAGGACAGCGGCGGGGTGCAGAATGCCCAGTTTGGAATCAAGAGGGACGGCACCCTCATGTTCGG GTACCTGTCACAGGAAGATGTTTTGGACCAGTCCAACTCGTTCGTCCAGCTGGTCAGTGGTGTGGTGTGGCTGCTGAGGAACGGCGAGGTTTACATCAACCAGAGCCTGAAGGCCGAGTGTGACAAGTCACAGGAGACAG GACTGTTCCGCACTTTTGTGGATGTGGTGTCGGCCAGGACGGCGGTGGGCCACGACGCCGAGGGCAAACTCATCCTGTTCCAGATTGATGGACAGACTGGAGTGAGAGG GATGAGTCTTTGGGAGGTGGCTGAGTTCCTGAAGAAGTACGGCGTGATCAATGCCATTAATCTGGATGGAGGCGGGTCTTCCACCTACGTGATTGATGGCTCACTGGCCAGCTACCCCTCTGATCACTG TATACCAGACAACAGGTGGCGCTGTGGCCGGCGCGTCTCCACCATCCTGTGTGTTCACCAGCGGCGCTGCCAGCCGTCGGACTGCAGCGGGCACGGGGACTGTGTGGACGGACGCTGTCGGTGCCAGGCGGGCTGGAAGGGTCCCTCCTGTGACTCTCTGGTGTGTCAGCCGCCAGCCTGCGGCGCCCATGGTGTCTGCACTGCCA acgGCTGCGTCTGTGATGCTgggtggagagggagaaactgcagcCAAG AGTGCCTCCCGGGTTTCTATGGCGACGGCTGCAACCAGACCTGCACCTGCCGCAACGGCGGTTCCTGCGACCCCGTCCACGGACGCTGCGCCTGCCCACCTGGTTTCCACGGCAACGCCTGTGAAGAAG TGTGTCCTCTGGGCTTCTTCGGTCCGTCCTGCACTCAGGAGTGTCACTGTGACGACCAGTGCCCGTGTGACccacagacaggaagctgtAACGCCACGCTGCCGCGAGAGACCAGCGACACCTTacacagag CTGGACACTGTCTGGCCACACAGATATTTGCATCTtggagacaagaagaagaagctcaCAGAGGGCAGCGTTATCTAACAGA GCGAACGTGGCTGATCATCACCCTCGCCTTGGCCTCTCTGTTATCGGCCAGCCTGCTGGTTCACCTCACACGGgcctgccgccgctcggtggcGGCTCCCTTCCCCGAGCGTCAGGACTACTCCTACGTCCCGCTGACGACCATCAACGGAGCCGATCCACGTCCCAGAGCTGATGCCGGGGAAGCCGGGGAAGCGGATTTTGGATCGGACGACTCGGACTCTCAGGATGAAATCTTCTCACCGTCGCACACGGGGAGGCCGCAGCTGTGA